The nucleotide window TTCCAAATGACTTCATGCTGGTCTCACCATAATGCAAGGCATTCTTTTTGCGTATATGACTAGATGAGTGACGTGATTCGTTCACCGTATCAAAAAACTTCTCTTATAAGAGCGTAActcttttcaaaataattcaCCGTAACTAAAtagtttaagttttttttgtttttattttaaagttagTTTCTTGCTTGATTTATAAATAGAATTGTATCCAAAACAATATGTTATAATCATATTAAGATATTTCTTAGCTCGGAATATTATTGAGGACTCAAAAGGTCAAGATAGACTCTCGTTCAAACTAACAGATGTTTTTGCAAAGCATCCATCTAGAAGCAAATTAAGTAGCAAACACACAGTCCTTTCTCCCAaccttccttccttcctcaGGTCAGGTCCATCCTTGAAATGAAGCACACAACagaagcttcttcttctttgacttTGAAAGCATCAAAACCAACTACAAAATACCCAACAAAAAGGAAGCCTATGCCGCGTGTTGAGACATGATAGGTAATTGAAAATGCATGTGTGTACTTAATTGGCGGCGATAAATAATTCATATTCCTCATACAAAggcaacaaacaaacaactgATCTCATATTGACTTGTTTGGGCTTGGGGGCCGCCAAGTATGAAATATCTATAAGACTAATGtagccagaaaaaaaaaaaaaaacaccaataAATTCTCTAAGCTCTCCTCCTATCTTCATCTCCTACAATATCAATCCTGCTCATCATGAGTCATtaccaccatcatcatcaccaggCTCCAGGTAAATTACCATATTTAATGTCTGTTTATGTGATTTCATTGGTTAATTAATCCCATTTAATATGTAACTTGGATGTTTACAtttagctactttactttgTTCATGATCAAATATCAACATTTGTGATCACCAAATTGCAGAGGTATATCCACCACCACCCACCTCTTACCCTCCACCGCCTGCCGGCACATATCAAGGGTATCCGCCTCCTCAACCCTATCCAGCGCCACCACCCGTAGTTCACGGATACAATCAAGGTGGTCCATATGTTGTTGCACCACCAGTTGCTTACCCCATGAAACATGATGGTCCTGGATACCCCCCGCAGCAACAGCAGCCAACAAAGTCTCATCATAGTAGGGGTGCTGGATTTTGGACAGGATGGTAAATGAACATTCTGAACTCCCCTTCAATTACTTTTTCCTAAATAAAATCAACTAATTTCTTATCATGTTTatacttaattaatttcatgctGGTTTCTTTGTATATCAACAGTTGTTCTGCCATGTTCTGTTGCTGCCTCTGCGACTTGTGCTGCTTGCCCTGCTCAATCTTTTAATCTTTTCAAGTGTCGTAACTTCATAATCTTCCCTTTTTCTGTCCACTATGTTTACTTCCATACAGTGAGATTGATTCTCTTTTGTGTAAAGTTTTGCAATAATACATGCAAATTTGCTACATGCATATGTTACTAAGTGTcctaattataaaattattatactCAATTTATGTCTAATCTTCACTAGCTTATATATATGACAATATGTCCCATGTTATAAATGCTGCATTGCAATGCAACAAACATACTACAAGAAACTTTAATTGGCTTGAAGAGACTTTTCAACCagcttaattataaattaaggCCTTCATGGCAAACCATCTTTGACTAATCTCCCTATTAAAGAACATTAAACTCATGAAGCCTTGTTTGACGGGCTAGCTTGGACATGATTATTCTAATTCAATGAAATTAGTGTTTTAGCCGATATTTGGTGCACCAATAGTCACTAGTCGAGGCATGGGTCACAAGGAAACAAGGCTCAAAGCCAAGTCCTACTCTAATCAGTCTTTTCCAACACTTAAAACCCACTATGTTTTGATAAGTTGAACTGAATTGaaatatttcaattaaaatggaCAAGAGTCTTGGCGTTGTTTGGTGTACTGGAATTGAACTTATTAAATTGAACAACACTCTAACATATTATGTCTTACAAATCTCACCTAGGAGAGTGAGACTCATAAAATCTACCTTCGActcaattccaattccaatccaAGACCGGCCACCAAATGAGCTAAGGACATACTATTTAGGTCCGCAAATACGTCCACTTTCTATATTGTTAACGCATTTAATATATCTTCCTGAATTTTCAGAAAGCCTTAATCATAGGAATATTATATCTATACATGATAAAAACATAGAGCAATGAAGCAATATGGAAAAATTAAATCAAAGCTGAAAAGATAAATCACTTGGGCCAAGTATGTATGTAGATTCGATAGTCTTGGGCTCTTGGTTTGTCTACTATTTAGGCCAGGCCAGGCCTGGTTTGCTCTATTGGgcttttttgtaatttctcatgtttaattgCCCATTTGTGAAACCAACACCCTCTAACAACCAAAagtatataaagtaaaaaccCCTTCGCTGAACCGCTTCCTCTTCCCGCAGCCTCCGAGTTTGCTTAGGGTTTTCAACATTTTCTCGGAAAAACCAAAGAGGAACCGAAAATGGTGAAATTTCTCAAGGCAAACAAAGCGGTGGTGCTCCTGCAGGGACGATACGCGGGGAGGAAAGCCGTGATCGTGAAATCCTTCGAGGAAGGGACACGTGACAGGCCGTACGGGCACTGTTTGGTTGCGGGGATAGCCAAGTACCCGAGCAAGGTGATCAGAAAGGACTCGGCGAAGAAGACGGCGAAGAAGTCCCGGGTCAAGGCCTTCGTGAAGCTCGTGAACTACCAGCACGTGATGCCGACGCGCTACAACCTGGACGTCGACCTGAAGGAGGTGCTCACGGTGGACGCGTTGCAGACACGCGACAAGAAGGTGGCGGCGAAGAAGGAGATCAAGGCCCGGTTGGAGGACCGGTTCAAGAGTGGCAAGAACCGGTGGTTCTTTACCAAGCTTAGGTTCTGAGTCGTTGGCTCCCTCTCTatgtttttccaattttggtTGTTATGTGATACTAGCATATAATTTTGAGGATTATTATTGCgagttttgttttaaatttgtgcttaattttctgttcatttttcccaagaaatatatttgaaaatcACTATGAACTAACTAACTGTCAATTAGATTAGATATATCAATGGCCTTTGAATCTAGCAAATAATAGtttaagtaatttaaaaaaaaaatgcaaacatAAAATATGTGTTAATAATAGTAAGATATTTcttagcttcttcttctttgacttTGAAAGCATCATCAACCAATCAACTTCCCACAAAATACCCAATGCCACGTGTACTATATTGACGCGCCCCTTTGGTTCTGGCGGCTGCCAGCCAAGTAcgaaatattgaaaatgtggtatagaaatgttGTAAAAGTAGAATTATCCATAAGAGTAAGACTCTCTAGccagaaaaccaaaatatttgtttaagCTCTCCTccaatcaatttttttccccaaacgAAAGAAAGTTTATTAAAGTCGAAGGGAAAGGTTTATAAAAAACTCACTCAGGCCAGACTTGGTTCCATATGGTTATCTCCTACTTTTGACACAAAAACCGGAACCTAGTGCGTTGCCTTATTACACTGAAGGGGAGTATCTTTGAAAACTACCTGCTGCAACTGTCCAGCAAGCATCTGGATATCAAAAACAATCTAAGCTCTCCTCCTATCTTCATCTCCTACAGTATCAATCTTTAGCGTATATTATATAGACTGCTCATCATGAGTCACgaccaccaccatcatcacCAGGCTCCAGGTAAATTACCAAATTGCTTATACTATCTTAATCTCCTACACTATCAATCtttagcatatatatatatatatatatatatatactgcttatatatatatatagtttgttTACTTTGTTCATGATCAAATATCAACGTTTGTGTTTACCAAATTGCAGAGGTatatccaccaccaccaccttccgGTGCAGTTCACGGAAACAGTCATGGTGGTCCATATGTTGTTGCACCACCAGTTGCTTACCCCATGAAAAATGATGGTCCTGAATGCCCCCAACAACCACCTCCCTGCCCCGAGCCTGCAGAGTCTCATCATCGTAAGGGTGCTGGATTTTGCACAGGATGGTAATTGAACATTGTCAACCCCTTaaattacatttttctcaagtaAAATAAAGGGCTAATATGTTATCATGTTTATACCTAATTCCATATTGGTTTCTTTGTATCGACAGTTGTTTTGCCTTGTGTAGCTGCTTTTGCGACTTGTGTTGCATGCAGTGGCAGACCTATTAAGGAGAAAGGAAGTACAGCTGCACCTCCCTCTTTGAAAAATCACCTAAAGAGGTCGGAGTTTGCCCCTTTTGTGGTGCtcaccctaaaccctaaaccatccCTTCCTCTCACCTCATGTCATCATGAGCAATAGTACTCGTTCATATAATTTTGAGGAGGATTATTATTGCAAGTTTTGGTTTAAATTTGTGCTTAATTTTGtgttcatgaattatatttaaaaatcactATGAACTATCAGTCGATTGTTACATTGCATGATTTTGATGTCCGTTTATAAATAGGTTAGATATATCAACTATGACATAATGTGCCTAAAGCATTGGTAGTAAAACTCAACCGGGACAGTTAAGTTATATACAAGGCCACTGATGATGCATCTGACTTATATTCAGGCATCGACCGACACGCTTAGAGCATTACATGCTGCTTCCCCTCATTCTGAGGGTGAACAGTAACAGTTGCACAGGCCTCAGCTCCCACATCAGAAACAGATATAGAGCTTACCATTGGCCATTCTGCTGATTCTGCTAATTTTTCAATTCATGTGTCACTATTTTGTGAGTCCACATGAACTCATTAATTGTCACTTCATCGTTTAACAAAACATTTGACGGTGACAAATGTATGATTATGGATTagtaagaaaattaaattttaggtacgaaaaaaagttgaagtagtaagaattaaattttagaaaaCTTTCAGATAGTAAAGTGAAATTCACGCTACAtaaattctttatttattttgacatAACCTTTCATTTTGGAGAAATTTTGTGTCCAGATTTCAAACGGCTCCATGTTGGTCTTCACTACGATGCAGAGGCATTCTTTGTTTGTCTCTTATAAGAGTGTAACCCTTTTCCAAAATAATTTACATTAGCTAcattgttttatattaaaatattaagatATTTcttagcttcttcttcttctttgacttTGAAAGCATCATCAACCAATCAACTTCCCACAAAATACCCAATGCCACGTGTACTATATTGACGCGTCCCTCTGGTTTTGGTGGCTGCCAGCCCAGTACGAAATATTCATAAGAGAAAGACTAGTCTAGccagaaaaccaaaatatttGTATAAGCTCTCCACctatcttttttcatttcccCAAACGAAAAAAAGGTTTATTAAAGAGAATGGAAAGGTTTACATCACTGACAAAAATATCTAAAATCCGCTCAGGCTAGGCCACACTTGTACCAAACatgcttctcaagtcaaaaaTCCACTAAGACCACACTTGGTTCTAAACATGACGCTTGTTCCAAACATGCTTCTCAAAAATCCACAACATGCTTCTCAAAAATCCACTCAGGCCACACTTGGTTCTAAACATGGTTACCTCCTACTTTTGACACAAAGGCCGCAACCTGGTGCGCTGCCTTATTACACTGGCGGGGAGTATCTTTGAAAACATGCAACTGTCCAGCAAGCATCTGGATATCAAAAACAATCTAATTAAGCTCTCCTCCTATCTTCGTCTCCTACAGTATCAATCTTtagcatatattatatagattGCTCATCATGAGTCACGACCAGCACCATCATCATCAGGCTCCAGGTAAATTACCAGTTAATGTCTGTTTATGTGATTTAATTGTCTAATTAATCCCATTTAATATGTTACTTAGATTAATAAACTAAGATACGAGGTTGAATATTGCAATATGCAAACACAACTATCAAAGTCTCAAACATTAGAGGGGTTTTCACTTCTGATCTACATACAAATTAAACCTTGCTTTGTACTTATTTGGTGTCCCCAACAAAATGACATGCTTTAAATTGTTACAAATTAAGTGTTTATgaacatattttatatatatatatatatatatatatatatcaacgttTGTGTTCAACTTTGTTCATGATCAAATATCAACGTTTGTGTTTACCAAATTGCAGAGGTatatccaccaccaccaccttccgGTGCAGTTCACGAATACAATCAAGGTGGTCCATATGTTGTTGCACCACCAGTTGCTTACCCCATGAAACATGATGGTCCTGAAAACCCCCAACAACCACCTCCCTACCCCGAGCAACAACAGCAACCTGCAGAGTCTCATCATCGTAGGGGTGATGGATTTTGCACAAGATGGTAATTGAACATTCTCAAGCCCCTTaaattacatttttctcaagtaAATTAAGGGGCTAATATGTTATCATGTTTATACTTATTCCATATTGGTTTCTTTGTATCAACAGTTGTTTTGCCATGTTGAGCTGTTTTTGCGACTTGTGCTGTATGCCGCTGGGTCCCGAAGCTTACCTTTCCTATCACACACGGTAGTCAACTTCACAATCTCCTCCTAGCAACTAGCCTTTTCTGCTGTAAATTGGATTTCCTGCTGTAAATCGGATcgtattcatatatatatattatttcctaCCTTAAGTAGATATCTTGTATTAGTATAAATAGGGACTTTGTGTAATCTGTTTAAtacaaagaaatatattttgggagcttcactaatatacccaaaatatggactgaaattataaaaaaaccctacatagaatgcactttagaaacacacccaaaactcatttactacATAGAAATTGGTGTTTAAGtttctataaattacatgattGCCATTgatcaatttaaaaaagaagtccaacacaaaaaatttaaatagcacccaaaacaaacccagcccaattttataaaaaaacccaaacaattcaTTACAAACAAAACGTCTTGAAAACCATAGCTTCATTAATGTGCcatgttgattaatgactGTAATATTCCACACCtttactgtcatgttgattaatggttgcaatgttccagtctagggtaataacactgctattttcctatgacatcctatttctaatgcatgtttacccctgtaatgttccagtctagggtaataacacttctagtttcctatgacattctatttctaatgcatgtatacctttgtaatgttccagtgtagggtaataacattgctagtttactgtcatgttgattaatggttgTAATATTCCAGTCTatggtaataacactgctagtttcatatgaaatcctatttctaatgcatgtctaccccctgtaatgttctagtctagggtaataacactgctagtttcatATGACATcttatttctaatgcatgtctacccctgtaatgttccagtctagggtaataacactgctagtttcatATGACATTCTATTTCTAATACATGTCTACCCCCGTAATGTtctagtctagggtaataacactgctagtttactatcatgttgattaatgctTGTCAGGTTGCTATTTCTAATACATGTCCAACAAAGAAACtatgaagaaagaacaaaccagaCCAACTCAAAACAAGTTGAGCCCAAATTGTTAATACtattatgtcatagaagtacgtAGTTAATACTACTCTGtaatagaagtacattgttaatactttgtcatagaagtacattgttaaacaaaaataagatccaTAACTGAAATagtaataaaagataaatcgataatcaaatcttaaaatacatttcgaaaatcaactaaaatccgaagagaaacacataattgaagcaaaagatcAAAAATCTCAAGTCCAAACCAAACAACGACGATGACAATGATGACGACAACGATGACGACGACGTGGTGAAGAGGAGTAGAGCTTGAAGATGAGGAGTAGAGCTAAGAGCATTTGATCAAGGTTCGTTCGAGTTCTTGAACAAtccgaagaaaaaaaaatcaatagaagCACAATTTTAGAACAAGAAATCGAAggtgaaatattgaaaattgtaGATTAAATATGAAGAATATAGTTGGGCCTGAGATTGAGCTTGGAAGCTCCTCTTGCTCCAACACCAGAGAAAGCTCTTTTGTCACGGGTCTGCTGTTCCATTTTTTTTCGTTGAAATGCTTGAAACCACGGAGAGTAATATGCAAAAATCATTTCAATCATAGTGGCACATGGCATCCATATTACTGGCAGCAACACCAAAGTCCCACCGGATTTCTCATGCTTACCTACACAAAGAGACCTTGCATGAATCAGGCTCATCGCAAATATGAGAATTCAATTCAAGAAGCTGCCACATGCGCTTGCAGTGAGCACATCCACCAGGAACCCAGGTTTTACAGCTGGAGAAATGACGAACTAAGGTCTCAAGCCCCTTGCAAGCAGGAAAATCACAAGCAACCTGGCTTCCTCTGAACACCTTGTTACGGGGCAGAtctgatttggtttttttggcaTATTTAGTTTTTTGGTAGATCTATGCAGATCTGGGcagatctgatttttctctctcaaatccaTAATATATACAAGGGCAATATAGGTAtttaacacacacaaataaactaaaaaacagctattaaattgaaacaattgaaagctgtcaatttttgggttttttttgggtgagtttatagtttttaaatagtatagggtTTCTTTATAAGACTATGTCTAAGATtgggtatataactaaatttctaATATATTTTCTACATAGTATCAGCATAAACTTGGGTTTCCACCCTCTCCCTTATTCGATCCAATCCTCTCTTTTAGGTCCACCTCATGGCTTCATCTGAATCCACCTTCCTAGCCCCAACTCTTCTCATTTTATCAAGCTTACTGACTCCATCTCCAACTATCTCCTTTGGCTCCGCCAACTCAAACACTTTTTAGTCGGTCATGACCTTTGGAAATTTATTGATGGCACTCATAAACAACCTTTTTCCCAAACCTCCACTTCTACCACTGCAACACCCACAACCACCACTGCCACTCTTACCCAAACCAATCCCGCCCATGCTCAGTGGTACCAACAAGACCAACTCATTGTTAGCTACATTACCAGTACACTCTCTGagtccattctctctctcaccgtCGGCTGCACCTCTGCCTAGGATCTATGGGAGTGTCTCCAACGCCACTTTTCCCAATCCAATATGACAAGTGAATCTGCTCTTCGTTTTCAACTCATGAATATGAAAAAGGCTCTCAACCCATTGATGCTTACCTTCGTCATGCTAAGTCCCTTGCCAATTCACTAGCTGCCATCAATGAACTTATCTCTAAAAATCACCTGGAAAGGTCGGAATAGTACTCTCACCTCGTGTCATCATGAGCAATAGTACTCGTTCATAATCATGTTAGCATATAATTTTGAGGAGGATTATTATTGCAAGTTTTGGTTTAAATTTGTGCTTAATTTTGTGTTCATTTTGCCAAGAATTATATTTCAAAATCACTATGAACTAACTAACTATCGATTGTTACATTGCATGATTTTGATGTCCCTTTTTATGTAGGTTAGATATATCAACTATGACATAATGTGCTTAAAACATTGGTAGTAAAACTCAATTGGGACAGTTTAAGTTATATACAAAGGCACAAAGGCGCACTTTTGCGTATCTAAACCTTGGAGTTGGAATGCAGctctattttcattttaagcTCCTGTTTACAAGCTGCTATTCACACGTGCGGAGGATTGGAGAACATGATCTCCTAAACGGAGCACATGTAACATTGTCGCG belongs to Prunus persica cultivar Lovell chromosome G4, Prunus_persica_NCBIv2, whole genome shotgun sequence and includes:
- the LOC109948869 gene encoding uncharacterized histidine-rich protein DDB_G0274557-like isoform X2; its protein translation is MSHDHHHHHQAPEVYPPPPPSGAVHGNSHGGPYVVAPPVAYPMKNDGPECPQQPPPCPEPAESHHRKGAGFCTGCCFAMLSCFCDLCCMPLGPEAYLSYHTR
- the LOC109948869 gene encoding forkhead box protein B2-like isoform X1, which translates into the protein MSHDQHHHHQAPEVYPPPPPSGAVHEYNQGGPYVVAPPVAYPMKHDGPENPQQPPPYPEQQQQPAESHHRRGDGFCTRCCFAMLSCFCDLCCMPLGPEAYLSYHTR
- the LOC18780304 gene encoding 60S ribosomal protein L27-3, producing the protein MVKFLKANKAVVLLQGRYAGRKAVIVKSFEEGTRDRPYGHCLVAGIAKYPSKVIRKDSAKKTAKKSRVKAFVKLVNYQHVMPTRYNLDVDLKEVLTVDALQTRDKKVAAKKEIKARLEDRFKSGKNRWFFTKLRF
- the LOC109948868 gene encoding cysteine-rich and transmembrane domain-containing protein B-like — encoded protein: MSHYHHHHHQAPEVYPPPPTSYPPPPAGTYQGYPPPQPYPAPPPVVHGYNQGGPYVVAPPVAYPMKHDGPGYPPQQQQPTKSHHSRGAGFWTGCCSAMFCCCLCDLCCLPCSIF